The Zootoca vivipara chromosome 4, rZooViv1.1, whole genome shotgun sequence genome has a segment encoding these proteins:
- the NUMA1 gene encoding nuclear mitotic apparatus protein 1 isoform X10, whose protein sequence is MEPEGWRVTWQSTKMSLHNTRASALLAWVNSLKLDDTLNSLSQLQDCSIFIKIINKIHGSEEGWDPLQQSLPDRVAYVVCFLKKRCKHKSSAQNLVSEEKLLAAEELELAKVVMLLFYYASMSDKIPREWTTVEYDLQAEMAKSLNFMLYNEDCLGENLETFLQKKMPQSSSISSTSSEETTPPRREVHFLKLQKVASSSSMNKWLPGSSASPMGDIMHSPQFQIRKLKKLLEEERENRDELEHELAESRKLVDEKETRILVMKQRIDRLTLLHERQAADQLESKEMEELREKNESLLMRLHETLKQCQDLKTEKGQMDRKINQLSEENGDLTFRLREIAHVHTELQEAMNELSEEHNTALREWEEQRSRREMELSSALNEKRCLEEKLEILQGKYSLLEDQMAKLRETTSLPEKGEVMGDILKLEELNQQVAYLSGQQTELQATVLRLEEEKQLLEANLQSERSSFEAEKRQLTGLLTELQNSLSESSRGKEKLEQDLRAQEESLVAQVNALTAEIAKLMGFLHQKDQDLLLLQQQKAQLAEDLQKSEQASRAALQELSLQVDQLTSTVQQSSQKLTQVEAAGQEAYNKAAQEKELALRQLQEKEAELSALTERLRAQSASVAEAQREKADLSHKVQELEARILALTAQCQQSEAQAGAVSVLKGQLREAQQKLADKEKLAKENTRLQERLLILEESVRNTEGILEDEKRRAAESLEGNLRRIAELEEQIQELSKHRDQVQREMGEEKAQRQALERQVQQLEEASRTKVEELQHQMAELSSVAAKGDPGELGRLEEKVRALSGEQEQAHLRLQAEQQKVAELEAQVKHLNSKHQGALAELQADVARATSQVKEKERTEDKLRAEIASLQEKVAVAQKEAAQSLAKGKKEEHEAAQALEVATRELAEEKRKVAELEAQVRLAGDQSQKDLSAAESSLSSTRAALEEKEREVEKLSGQLKSLKAKLEEASQQQKRELALHEEEAKRLSGEVERAMAELAAEKVSKAALEVQLQNVTNEHRVEVSGLQEEVARAQELVGEKERELEELRLKYISRSEELRDLQKTVSKLKGELASAEALKERAAKMESELQGFLEAARTREAEMDSIKSMMHSKDASLKSLEEEKRQQEQESTSSRELYQGQLKECEALRTQVERLEKQCKEQQTTVARLEKVAAASEREQQVEAEALKREVVQHKERATELEQLLEASKSSQEKLKRELHDKGKELAQSREAASRAEKELVVLRAAAQEKSKSEESWKEQLSRCAQESERQASIISSMEKETSIMQRQQLEKEGEVKDLRRLALAESEKSKKLEERLRILQSEMATAASRAAERCSTMKAEAQSSQEQAEKLRVSVEALKKERSAASKQQEDLCKELKSWQEKAFQKEQQLSAQQQEFAGAQALITELMPIKCLYQQLQAEQASQESKHREKLEQMQNAASLLQAELARAKLELAELQAVKERLLEREQAIQQLQAEKGSYVGQLATLQQAQAQLAEENRGLQRLEAELAQAKKQHKQELESVRLDSEKRMAAIKRVVEDTQKKYEEVKKRQQVQVEQLEVYQKERANACQLEELKQKLVQQQKVTQAEQQRAQQVHEEELQAEIKHRNEKILDLQSQLAQKEQAAEHYKAQMEKAKTHYDAKKQQNQELLERLGVLEEVERENAELKAKSERLVKEQQDLVRQMQEAQLTSKNLCSLEAQESPADVSTDSLDMSTSDEAQPLNSTRRSRRSISESGTAEPSKASHRLPRKVETLESLYFTPIPTRTRSKLENSVNSTGDVSFESGRKTLSGRRRTTQVINITMIKKHTEPGTPQSADASLFSVQSAESQSSTLSQEPVKTRLRSASASSTRSLASLPSQESLTRLGTSSPNNTTLMSLPGYRPATRSSMRCSQAGGASSGRSSFYAGSCQEEPEALDEWTRIAELQQRNRICPPHLKTCYPLESRPTLSLATITDEDMKTGDPRETLRRASMLPSQVSEGPATRRSTLSSAAAAGGIATRQQRKRISDEPHQAAGTPESKKSATCFPRPQTPKLRSEEHKRSTHAGSKKDKAQAANKQPNRRQSMAFSILNTPKKLGNSLLRRGPNRKVTPKNSPRSSSRRSPRATSSPKGKANSRSTRNTKF, encoded by the exons GTTGGAGGGTAACCTGGCAAAGCACCAAGATGTCGCTTCACAACACGAGAGCCTCAGCTCTCCTTGCTTGG GTGAACAGTCTGAAGCTGGATGATACCCTGAATTCATTGTCTCAGCTCCAAGACTGCAGCATTTTCATCAAGATAATCAACAAAAT TCATGGCTCTGAAGAGGGATGGGACCCTTTGCAGCAGAGTTTGCCAGATCGGGTTGCCTATGTCGTCTGCTTTCTCAAGA AACGCTGCAAGCACAAATCCTCAGCACAGAACTTGGTATCTGAGGAGAAGCTTCTAGCAGCAGAGGAGTTGGAGCTAGCCAAG GTGGTCATGCTGCTGTTTTACTATGCCTCCATGAGTGATAAGATTCCCAGAGAATGGACCACGGTTGAGTATGATCTCCAG GCGGAGATGGCCAAGTCGCTGAACTTCATGTTGTACAACGAAGATTGCCTCGGTGAGAATCTGGAGACCTTCCTTCAAAAGAAAA TGCCACAATCATCCAGTATCTCCAGCACCAGCTCGGAGGAAACCACCCCACCAAGGCGAGAGGTGCACTTCTTGAAGCTGCAGAAGGTCGCCTCTTCATCCAGCATGAATAA GTGGCTCCCTGGCTCCTCTGCCTCTCCTATGGGTGACATCATGCATTCACCCCAGTTTCAGATAAGGAAGCTGAAGAAGCTgctggaagaagagagagaaaatagagaTGAGCTGGAACACGAGCTGGCAGAGAGCCGAAAGCTCGTTGATGAAAAAG AAACGCGGATCCTGGTGATGAAGCAGCGGATCGACCGCCTGACTCTCCTACATGAGAGGCAAGCAGCGGATCAGCTGGAATCTAAAGAAATGGAGGAACTCAGAGAAAAAAACGAGAG cCTCCTCATGCGCCTGCATGAGACACTGAAGCAGTGCCAAGACCTGAAAACTGAAAAAGGCCAGATGGACCGGAAAATCAACCAGCTCTCAGAAGAGAATGGGGACCTCACTTTCAGG CTGCGGGAAATTGCTCACGTTCACACGGAACTGCAGGAAGCCATGAATGAGCTCTCGGAAGAGCACAACACAGCTCTAAGGGAATGGGAGGAGCAGAGGAGCCGTCGGGAGATGGAGCTGAGCAGTGCCCTCAATGAGAAG AGGTGCTTGGAAGAGAAGCTGGAGATTCTGCAGGGAAAGTACTCCTTGCTGGAGGACCAGATGGCGAAGCTGAGGGAGACCACTTCCTTGCCAGAGAAAGGAGAGGTCATGGGTGACATTCTGAAG CTTGAAGAACTGAACCAGCAGGTGGCCTACCTGAGTGGCCAGCAGACCGAGCTGCAGGCAACGGTCCTCCGCCTCGAAGAGGAGAAGCAGCTGCTTGAGGCCAACCTCCAGTCCGAGAGGAGCAGCTTTGAAGCAGAGAAGCGCCAGCTCACAGGCCTGCTCACGGAGCTGCAGAACTCCCTCTCTGAGAGCTCTCGAGGCAAGGAGAAGCTGGAGCAGGATTTGCGTGCCCAGGAGGAGAGCCTGGTCGCTCAGGTCAACGCCCTGACGGCTGAGATCGCCAAGCTGATGGGCTTCCTCCACCAGAAGGACCAGGACCTgctgcttctgcagcagcagaaggcccAGCTGGCCGAGGACTTGCAGAAGAGCGAGCAGGCCTCCCGGGCAGCCCTTcaggagctgagcctccaggtGGACCAGCTGACCAGCACAGTGCAGCAGAGCAGCCAGAAGCTGACGCAGGTGGAGGCTGCAGGCCAGGAAGCATACAACAAGGCCGCCCAGGAGAAAGAGCTGGCCCTGAGGCAACTCCAGGAGAAGGAGGCGGAACTGTCTGCCTTGACCGAGCGGCTGCGTGCTCAGAGCGCCTCTGTCGCAGAAGCCCAGAGGGAGAAGGCCGATTTGAGCCACAAGGTCCAGGAGCTGGAGGCTAGGATCTTGGCCCTCACCGCACAGTGCCAGCAGAGCGAGGCCCAAGCAGGAGCCGTGTCGGTGCTGAAAGGCCAGCTTCGTGAGGCACAGCAGAAGCTGGCTGACAAGGAGAAGCTGGCCAAGGAGAACACCCGTCTCCAGGAACGGCTCCTGATCCTGGAGGAATCCGTCCGCAACACAGAAGGCATCTTGGAGGATGAGAAGAGGCGGGCGGCCGAGTCCTTGGAGGGCAACCTCCGGCGGATCGCAGAGCTGGAGGAGCAGATTCAGGAACTGAGCAAGCACCGGGACCAGGTCCAGCGGGAGATGGGTGAGGAGAAGGCCCAGAGGCAAGCCCTGGAGCGACAAGTGCAGCAGCTGGAGGAAGCCTCCAGGACCAAGGTGGAGGAGCTGCAGCACCAGATGGCAGAGCTCTCCTCTGTGGCGGCCAAAGGAGACCCAGGGGAGCTGGGGAGGCTTGAGGAGAAGGTCCGAGCGCTGAGCGGGGAGCAGGAGCAGGCTCACCTGAGGCTGCAGGCCGAGCAGCAGAAGGTGGCCGAACTGGAGGCTCAGGTGAAGCACTTGAACAGCAAGCACCAAGGAGCACTGGCTGAGCTCCAGGCAGACGTGGCTCGTGCCACCTCACAGGTCAAGGAGAAGGAGCGCACAGAGGACAAGCTCCGGGCAGAGATTGCCTCTCTGCAGGAAAAGGTAGCTGTGGCTCAGAAGGAGGCTGCCCAGAGCTTGGCCAAAGGGAAGAAGGAGGAGCACGAAGCAGCCCAGGCGCTGGAAGTTGCCACCAGGGAGCTGGCTGAGGAGAAGCGCAAGGTAGCCGAGCTGGAGGCTCAAGTGAGGCTGGCAGGGGATCAGAGCCagaaggacctgagtgcagcTGAGTCCAGCCTCTCCAGCACCAGGGCAGCCCTGGAAGAGAAGGAGCGCGAGGTGGAGAAGCTGTCTGGCCAGCTGAAGTCCCTGAAGGCCAAGCTGGAAGAGGCCTCCCAGCAGCAGAAGCGGGAGCTGGCCCTGCACGAGGAGGAAGCCAAGCGGCTGTCGGGCGAGGTGGAACGGGCCATGGCTGAACTGGCCGCTGAGAAAGTCAGCAAGGCAGCCCTGGAGGTGCAGCTGCAGAATGTCACCAACGAGCACCGAGTGGAAGTCTCTGGGCTCCAGGAGGAGGTAGCCAGGGCCCAGGAGCTGGTTGGGGAGAAAGAGCGGGAGCTGGAGGAGTTGCGCCTCAAGTACATCTCCCGCAGCGAGGAGCTAAGGGACCTGCAGAAGACGGTCAGCAAGCTGAAGGGGGAACTGGCCTCCGCTGAGGCCCTGAAGGAGAGGGCTGCCAAGATGGAGAGCGAGCTGCAAGGGTTCCTGGAGGCAGCCCGGACCCGGGAGGCCGAGATGGACAGCATCAAGTCGATGATGCACTCCAAGGACGCCTCCCTCAAGagcctggaggaggagaagcggcagcaggagcaggagtcCACCTCCAGCCGAGAGCTCTACCAGGGGCAGCTGAAGGAGTGCGAGGCTCTCCGCACACAGGTGGAGAGGCTGGAGAAGCAGTGCAAGGAGCAGCAGACCACCGTTGCCCGGCTGGAGAAGGTGGCAGCCGCCTCTGAGCGGGAGCAGCAGGTGGAGGCAGAGGCTTTGAAGCGGGAGGTGGTACAGCACAAGGAGAGGGCCACGGAACTGGAGCAGCTCCTGGAAGCATCCAAGTCCAGTCAAgagaagctgaagagggaacTCCACGACAAAGGAAAGGAGCTGGCCCAGAGCAGAGAGGCGGCATCCCGAGCCGAGAAGGAGCTAGTCGTCCTACGTGCCGCAGCCCAGGAGAAGAGCAAGTCTGAGGAGAGCTGGAAGGAGCAGCTGTCACGCTGTGCCCAGGAATCGGAGCGCCAGGCCAGCATCATCAGCAGCATGGAGAAGGAGACATCCATCATGCAAAGGCAGCagctggagaaggagggggaggtcAAGGACCTGAGGCGGCTGGCCCTGGCTGAGTCCGAGAAGAGCAAGAAGCTGGAGGAGAGGCTGCGGATCCTGCAGTCGGAAATGGCCACCGCTGCTTCCCGGGCAGCTGAGAGGTGCTCAACCATGAAAGCCGAAGCGCAGAGCTCCCAGGAGCAGGCCGAGAAACTTCGGGTGTCGGTGGAGGCCCTGAAGAAGGAGCGGAGCGCTGCCTCCAAGCAGCAGGAGGACCTCTGCAAGGAGCTTAAGTCCTGGCAGGAGAAGGCCTTCCAGAAGGAGCAGCAGCTTTCCGCCCAGCAGCAGGAGTTCGCAGGGGCCCAGGCCCTGATCACAGAGCTGATGCCCATCAAGTGCCTCTACCAACAGCTGCAGGCGGAGCAGGCCTCACAGGAGAGCAAGCACCGGGAGAAGCTGGAGCAGATGCAGAACGCCGCCTCCCTCCTGCAGGCGGAGCTGGCCAGGGCCAAGCTGGAGCTGGCGGAGCTGCAGGCGGTGAAGGAGAGGCTCCTGGAGCGGGAGCAGGCCATCCAGCAGCTGCAGGCAGAGAAGGGCAGCTACGTGGGGCAGCTGGCCACCCTCCAGCAGGCCCAGGCGCAGCTGGCCGAGGAGAACCGGGGGCTGCAGCGCCTGGAGGCAGAACTGGCCCAGGCCAAGAAACAGCACAAGCAGGAGCTGGAGTCGGTCAGGCTCGACTCGGAGAAGCGGATGGCCGCCATCAAGCGAGTGGTTGAGGACACCCAGAAGAAGTACGAGGAGGTCAAGAAGAGGCAGCAGGTGCAG GTGGAGCAGCTAGAGGTATATCAGAAAGAGCGAGCTAATGCATGCCAG cTGGAGGAGCTGAAGCAGAAGTTGGTTCAGCAGCAGAAGGTCACTCAAGCCGAGCAGCAGAGAGCCCAG CAGGTGCACGAAGAAGAGCTCCAGGCAGAGATTAAGCACCGGAATGAGAAGATCTTGGATCTCCAGTCTCAGCTGGCCCAGAAGGAACAAGCTGCTGAGCATTACAAGGCGCAG ATGGAGAAGGCCAAAACACACTACGACGCAAAGAAGCAACAAAACCAGGAGCTGCTTGAGAGGCTGGGAGTCCTGGAGGAGGTGGAGAGGGAGAACGCGGAGCTGAAGGCCAAATCGGAGCGCCTTGTGAAGGAGCAGCAGGATTTGGTGAGGCAGATGCAGGAGGCCCAGCTCACCTCCAAGAACCTCTGCAGCCTAGAGGCACAG GAAAGCCCAGCCGATGTCAGCACAGACAGCCTGGACATGAGCACCAGCGATGAAGCACAGCCGCTCAACTCCACCAG GAGGTCTCGCCGTTCCATCTCTGAATCTGGGACAGCAGAGCCGTCCAAGGCTTCCCACCGGCTGCCTCGGAAGGTggagactctggagagcctcTATTTCACACCCATCCCCACCCGCACGCGGTCCAAACTGGAGAACAGCGTTAATTCCACGGGCGATGTTTCCTTTGAGTCGGGGCGGAAAACACTCTCTGGCCGCCGGCGCACCACACAGGTCATCAACATCACCATGATCAAA AAACACACTGAGCCAGGAACTCCCCAGAGTGCTGACGCCTCCTTGTTCAGCGTGCAGTCCGCTGAGTCTCAGAGCAGCACCTTGAGCCAAGAGCCGGTCAAGACCCGCCTGCGTTCCGCATCCGCTTCCTCCACCCGCTCCCTTGCCAGCCTCCCCTCTCAGGAATCCCTCACCAGGCTGGGCACCTCTTCCCCCAACAACACGACGTTGATGAGCCTGCCTGGCTATCGGCCTGCCACCCGCAGCTCCATGAGATGCTCCCAAGCCGGAGGGGCCAGTTCTG ggCGCAGCAGCTTCTATGCGGGCAGCTGCCAGGAGGAGCCGGAAGCGCTTGACGAGTGGACCCGCATTGCTGAGCTCCAGCAGCGCAACAGGATCTGCCCACCTCACCTGAAGACCTGCTACCCCCTGGAGTCTCGG CCAACCCTGTCACTGGCCACCATCACAGACGAGGATATGAAGACGGGGGACCCCAGAGAGACCCTCCGGCGTGCCAGCATGCTGCCCTCCCAGGTTTCCGAGGGCCCTGCCACCCGCCGCAGCACCCTGAGCTCCGCGGCGGCCGCGGGGGGCATTGCCACTCGGCAGCAGAGGAAGCGCATTTCAGATGAACCCCACCAGGCTGCAGGGACCCCAGAG TCCAAGAAATCTGCCACCTGCTTCCCACGACCCCAGACTCCCAAACTGCGGAGCGAGGAGCACAAGCGCAGCACCCATGCGGGAAGCAAGAAGGACAAAGCCCAGGCAGCCAACAAGCAG CCCAACAGGCGCCAGTCGATGGCCTTCAGCATTCTGAACACTCCGAAGAAGCTGGGCAACAGCCTCCTGCGCCGGGGGCCCAACCGCAAAGTGACTCCCAAAAACTCACCTCGGAGCAGCAGCCGGAGATCCCCGAGGGCAACATCATCACCTAAGGGCAAG GCAAACTCCAGGTCCACGAGGAACACCAAGTTCTAA